A DNA window from Allokutzneria albata contains the following coding sequences:
- a CDS encoding tripartite tricarboxylate transporter permease, whose protein sequence is MSSIDYLMQGFASALTPESLMFALLGVLLGTLVGVLPGIGPAMTVALLLPITFSVPATSAFILFAGVFYGGMYGGSTTSILLNTPGESASIITALEGNKMAKLGRGAQALATAAIGSFVAGTIGTVLLALLAPVMADWAVTLTSADYFALVVLAFCTVSAMLGASPLRGVASLTVGLALGLIGLDSVSGQPRFTFGLFELANGVDVVIAAVGMFAIGETLYVASRMRHAPPKLVPVNRTWWLPKEDLKRSWKPWLRGTFIGFPLGVMPAGGPVVTTFLSYAVEKKLSKRPEEFGKGAIEGVAGPEAANNAAVAGVLVPLLTLGLPTSATAAIMLSAFGSYGIQPGPLLFETQPELVWTLIASLCIGNVMLLVLNLPLAGIWVKILQIPRPYLYAGILVCASLGAYASSQSWQGLLVLLGIGALSYAMRRYGWPVVPAVVGLILGPIAEDNLRKTLLVSQGDPAALVATPFAQLMFALALLAITVPLFMKTRARRRVAG, encoded by the coding sequence GTGAGCTCGATCGACTACCTCATGCAGGGCTTCGCCTCGGCCCTCACGCCGGAGAGCCTGATGTTCGCGCTGCTCGGCGTGCTGCTGGGCACGCTGGTCGGCGTCCTGCCGGGGATCGGCCCCGCGATGACCGTCGCGCTGCTGCTGCCGATCACCTTCTCGGTGCCGGCGACCTCGGCGTTCATCCTGTTCGCCGGGGTCTTCTACGGCGGCATGTACGGCGGCTCGACCACCTCGATCCTGCTGAACACCCCCGGTGAGTCGGCGTCGATCATCACCGCGCTCGAGGGCAACAAGATGGCCAAGCTCGGCCGGGGAGCCCAGGCGCTGGCCACCGCGGCCATCGGGTCGTTCGTCGCGGGCACCATCGGCACCGTGCTGCTGGCCCTGCTCGCGCCGGTGATGGCGGACTGGGCGGTGACGCTCACCTCGGCCGACTACTTCGCGCTGGTGGTGCTGGCCTTCTGCACCGTCTCCGCGATGCTCGGCGCCTCACCGCTGCGCGGGGTGGCCTCGCTGACCGTCGGCCTGGCGCTCGGGCTGATCGGGCTGGACTCGGTCTCCGGCCAGCCGAGGTTCACCTTCGGCCTGTTCGAGCTGGCCAACGGGGTCGACGTGGTGATCGCCGCGGTCGGCATGTTCGCGATCGGGGAGACGCTGTACGTGGCGTCCCGGATGCGGCACGCGCCGCCGAAGCTGGTGCCGGTGAACCGGACGTGGTGGCTGCCGAAGGAGGACCTGAAGCGGTCCTGGAAGCCGTGGCTGCGCGGCACGTTCATCGGCTTCCCGCTCGGCGTGATGCCCGCGGGCGGTCCGGTGGTGACCACCTTCCTGTCCTACGCGGTGGAGAAGAAGCTGTCGAAGCGACCGGAGGAGTTCGGCAAGGGCGCGATCGAGGGCGTCGCCGGTCCGGAGGCGGCGAACAACGCCGCGGTCGCGGGCGTGCTGGTGCCGCTGCTCACGCTCGGCCTGCCCACCTCGGCGACCGCGGCGATCATGCTGTCGGCCTTCGGCAGCTACGGCATCCAGCCGGGCCCGCTGCTGTTCGAGACGCAGCCCGAGCTGGTCTGGACGCTGATCGCGTCGCTGTGCATCGGCAACGTCATGCTGCTCGTGCTGAACCTGCCCCTTGCCGGGATCTGGGTGAAGATCCTGCAGATCCCGCGTCCCTATCTCTACGCCGGCATCCTGGTGTGCGCCTCGCTCGGCGCCTACGCGTCCAGCCAGTCCTGGCAGGGACTGCTCGTCCTGCTCGGGATCGGCGCGCTCAGCTACGCGATGCGCCGGTACGGCTGGCCGGTGGTGCCCGCCGTCGTCGGCCTGATCCTGGGGCCGATCGCCGAGGACAACCTGCGCAAGACCCTGCTGGTCAGCCAGGGCGACCCGGCCGCGCTCGTCGCCACGCCGTTCGCGCAGCTGATGTTCGCGCTGGCGCTGCTGGCGATCACGGTCCCGCTGTTCATGAAGACCCGCGCGCGGCGGCGCGTCGCCGGATAA
- a CDS encoding ABC transporter substrate-binding protein produces MTIRAFRRASALLASAIVLASVSGCGLFTSTEGTAAPKPERGTLRIGVLPSVDVAPLYLARNEKLFAAAGLQVELIVVNDDNSAVQQLESQTLDIAFASHVTLLRAVHSGKELQLQGEAYQAARNTMALVTLADSDYDNPGEIQKPKIAVNRKDDLGTLTTESVLQTANVSKSNIKWFPMGFAEMTDALKNKSVDAAWMVEPWITKAQRTLGARVLTDTARGYTLDFPMSGYAASKKFADSYPNTLAAFRNVLEKAQELGTNRLAVQEVLTEYAEVDAQTAGLVSVGTYPVSINPVRLQRVADMMETSQLLTSRLDVQQLLPPAAAS; encoded by the coding sequence ATGACGATCCGAGCCTTCCGGCGCGCGTCCGCGCTGCTGGCCAGCGCGATCGTGCTGGCCAGCGTCAGCGGCTGCGGGCTGTTCACCAGCACGGAGGGGACCGCGGCGCCGAAGCCGGAGCGCGGCACGCTGCGCATCGGAGTGCTGCCCAGTGTCGACGTCGCCCCGCTCTACCTGGCCCGCAACGAGAAGCTGTTCGCCGCGGCCGGCCTGCAGGTCGAGCTGATCGTGGTCAACGACGACAACTCCGCGGTGCAGCAGCTGGAGAGCCAGACCCTCGACATCGCCTTCGCCAGCCACGTCACGCTGTTGCGCGCTGTGCACTCCGGCAAGGAGCTGCAGCTGCAGGGCGAGGCGTACCAGGCGGCGCGCAACACCATGGCCCTGGTCACGCTGGCCGACTCCGACTACGACAACCCCGGCGAGATCCAGAAGCCGAAGATCGCCGTGAACCGCAAGGACGACCTCGGCACGCTGACCACCGAGAGCGTTTTGCAGACCGCAAACGTTTCGAAGAGCAACATCAAGTGGTTCCCGATGGGCTTCGCCGAGATGACCGACGCGCTGAAGAACAAGTCCGTGGACGCGGCCTGGATGGTCGAGCCCTGGATCACGAAAGCCCAGCGCACGCTGGGCGCCAGGGTGCTGACCGACACCGCGCGCGGCTACACGCTCGACTTCCCGATGTCCGGCTACGCGGCGAGCAAGAAGTTCGCCGACTCCTACCCGAACACCCTCGCTGCATTCCGCAACGTGCTGGAGAAGGCTCAGGAGCTCGGCACCAACAGGCTCGCGGTGCAGGAGGTGCTGACCGAGTACGCGGAGGTCGACGCGCAGACCGCGGGCCTCGTCTCGGTGGGCACCTACCCGGTGTCGATCAACCCGGTCCGGTTGCAGCGGGTCGCCGACATGATGGAGACCTCGCAGCTGCTGACCAGCCGCCTGGACGTGCAGCAGCTGCTGCCCCCGGCGGCGGCTTCCTAG